Proteins co-encoded in one Muntiacus reevesi chromosome 13, mMunRee1.1, whole genome shotgun sequence genomic window:
- the RASAL1 gene encoding rasGAP-activating-like protein 1 isoform X5, with the protein MAKSSSLNVRVVEGRALPAKDVDLAPRDISGTSDPFARVFWGSQSLETSTIKKTRFPHWDEVLELREMPGSPSPLRVELWDWDMVGKNDFLGMVEFPPQVLQHNPPNGWFRLQPFPRAEEDSGGSLGALRLKVRLTEDCVLPSQYYQPLRELLMESVLGPAEEDAASPLAVLEELTSGDCRQELATKLVKLFLGQGLTGPFLDYLTRREVARTTDPNTLFRSNSLASKSMEQFMKLVGMPYLHEVLRPVVSRVFEERKYMELDPCKMDLGRTRRISFKGAPSEEHVREASLGLLTGYLGPIVDAIVGSVGRCPPAMRLAFKQLRQRVEERFPQVEHEDVKYLAISGFLFLRFFAPAILTPKLFDLRDQHADPQTSRSLLLLAKAVQSIGNLGQQLGQGKELWMAPLHPFLLQSISRVRDFLDQLVDVDGKEEAGGPARALVPPSVTVREGYLLKRKEEPAGLATRFAFKKRYFRLSGETLSYSKSPEWQMRSSIPVSHIRAVERVDEGAFQLPHVMQVVTQDGAGAMHTSYLQCKNVNELNQWVSALRKASAPNPDKLASCHPGAFRSGHWTCCLQAERSASGCSRTHSAVTLGDWSDPLDPDAETQMVYRQLLLGRDRLRMKFLEDSNMHTTLEADSGACTDALARQREAAARLLEVLTDLDQAHEEFQQQEQGKVVWGPLRP; encoded by the exons GGACCTGGCCCCCCGAGACATCTCTGGCACGTCTGACCCATTTGCACGTGTGTTTTGGGGCAGCCAGAGCTTGGAGACTTCG ACCATCAAGAAGACTCGCTTCCCACACTGGGATGAGGTGCTGGAGCTGCGGGAGATGCCAGGGTCCCCATCCCCTCTGCGAGTGGAACTCTGGGACTGGGACATGGTTGGCAAGAATGACTTCTTGGGAATG GTGGAGTTCCCCCCACAGGTCCTGCAACACAACCCGCCCAATGGCTGGTTCCGCCTCCAGCCCTTTCCCAGAGCAGAGGAGGATTCTGG CGGCAGCTTGGGTGCTCTGAGGCTGAAGGTGCGTCTGACCGAGGACTGTGTCCTGCCCTCACAGTACTACCAGCCTCTCAGGGAGCTGCTCATGGAGTCGGTGCTGGGGCCAGCAGAG GAGGATGCTGCCAGCCCTTTGGCTGTCCTGGAGGAGTTGACCTCGGGAGACTGCCGCCAGGAGCTGGCCACCAAGCTGGTGAAGCTCTTTCTGGGCCAGGGCCTGACTGGACCCTTTCTAGACTATCTCACCCGACGCGAGGTGGCACGGACCA CTGACCCCAACACCCTCTTCCGTTCTAACTCCCTGGCGTCCAAGTCAATGGAGCAGTTTATGAAG ctcgtGGGCATGCCCTATCTGCATGAGGTGCTGAGGCCGGTGGTCAGCCGCGTCTTCGAGGAGAGGAAGTACATGGAGCTGGATCCCTGCAAGATGGACCTGGGCCGCACCCG gagaatctccTTCAAGGGTGCACCCTCCGAGGAACATGTGCGGGAGGCCAGCCTGGGGCTGCTGACGGGCTACCTGGGGCCTATTGTGGATGCCATTGTGGGCTCCGTGGGGCGCTGCCCGCCTGCCATGCGCCTCGCCTTCAAGCAGCTGCGCCAGCGCGTGGAGGAGCGTTTTCCCCAGGTGGAGCATGAG GACGTGAAGTACCTGGCCATAAGCGGCTTTCTCTTCCTGAGATTCTTCGCACCTGCCATCCTCACCCCGAAGCTCTTTGACCTCCGGGACCAGCACGCGGATCCCCAGACCAGCCGCTCACTGCTGCTGCTTGCCAAG GCTGTGCAGAGCATCGGAAATCTAGGCCAGCAGCTGGGCCAGGGCAAGGAGCTGTGGATGGCTCCCCTACACCCCTTCCTGCTGCAGAGTATTTCCAGGGTGAGAGACTTCTTGGACCAGCTGGTGGACGTGGATGGGAAGGAGG AGGCTGGGGGCCCGGCCAGGGCCCTGGTCCCGCCTTCAGTGACCGTCCGAGAAGGCTACCTGCTCAAGCGCAAGGAGGAGCCCGCCGGCCTGGCCACACGCTTTGCCTTCAAGAAGCGCTACTTCCGGCTCAGCGGGGAGACGCTCTCCTACTCCAAGAGTCCTGAGTGGCAG ATGCGCTCCTCCATCCCCGTGTCGCACATCCGAGCCGTGGAGCGCGTGGACGAGGGCGCCTTCCAGCTGCCGCACGTGATGCAGGTGGTGACGCAGGACGGCGCAGGGGCGATGCACACCTCCTACCTCCAGTGCAAG AATGTGAACGAGCTCAACCAATGGGTGTCGGCCCTGCGCAAGGCCAGCGCCCCCAACCCGGACAAGCTGGCTTCCTGCCACCCCGGTGCCTTCCGCAGCGGGCACTGGACCTGCTGTCTCCAGGccgagcgctcag CTTCCGGCTGCAGCCGCACGCACTCGGCCGTCACCCTGGGGGACTGGAGTGACCCACTGGATCCTGATGCTGAGACCCAGATGGTGTATCGGCAGCTGCTTCTGGGGCGGGACCGGCTCAG GATGAAATTCCTGGAGGATTCCAACATGCATACAACTTTGGAGGCAGA ctcaggGGCCTGTACTGATGCCCTGGCTCGGCAGAGGGAGGCAGCTGCCCGCCTGCTGGAGGTGCTCACAGACCTGGACCAAGCCCATGAGGAGTTccagcagcaggagcaggggAAAGTGGTTTGGGGCCCCCTGAGGCCCTGA
- the RASAL1 gene encoding rasGAP-activating-like protein 1 isoform X6, whose product MAKSSSLNVRVVEGRALPAKDVGSLGALRLKVRLTEDCVLPSQYYQPLRELLMESVLGPAEEDAASPLAVLEELTSGDCRQELATKLVKLFLGQGLTGPFLDYLTRREVARTTDPNTLFRSNSLASKSMEQFMKLVGMPYLHEVLRPVVSRVFEERKYMELDPCKMDLGRTRRISFKGAPSEEHVREASLGLLTGYLGPIVDAIVGSVGRCPPAMRLAFKQLRQRVEERFPQVEHEDVKYLAISGFLFLRFFAPAILTPKLFDLRDQHADPQTSRSLLLLAKAVQSIGNLGQQLGQGKELWMAPLHPFLLQSISRVRDFLDQLVDVDGKEEAGGPARALVPPSVTVREGYLLKRKEEPAGLATRFAFKKRYFRLSGETLSYSKSPEWQMRSSIPVSHIRAVERVDEGAFQLPHVMQVVTQDGAGAMHTSYLQCKNVNELNQWVSALRKASAPNPDKLASCHPGAFRSGHWTCCLQAERSASGCSRTHSAVTLGDWSDPLDPDAETQMVYRQLLLGRDRLRMKFLEDSNMHTTLEADSGACTDALARQREAAARLLEVLTDLDQAHEEFQQQEQGKVVWGPLRP is encoded by the exons CGGCAGCTTGGGTGCTCTGAGGCTGAAGGTGCGTCTGACCGAGGACTGTGTCCTGCCCTCACAGTACTACCAGCCTCTCAGGGAGCTGCTCATGGAGTCGGTGCTGGGGCCAGCAGAG GAGGATGCTGCCAGCCCTTTGGCTGTCCTGGAGGAGTTGACCTCGGGAGACTGCCGCCAGGAGCTGGCCACCAAGCTGGTGAAGCTCTTTCTGGGCCAGGGCCTGACTGGACCCTTTCTAGACTATCTCACCCGACGCGAGGTGGCACGGACCA CTGACCCCAACACCCTCTTCCGTTCTAACTCCCTGGCGTCCAAGTCAATGGAGCAGTTTATGAAG ctcgtGGGCATGCCCTATCTGCATGAGGTGCTGAGGCCGGTGGTCAGCCGCGTCTTCGAGGAGAGGAAGTACATGGAGCTGGATCCCTGCAAGATGGACCTGGGCCGCACCCG gagaatctccTTCAAGGGTGCACCCTCCGAGGAACATGTGCGGGAGGCCAGCCTGGGGCTGCTGACGGGCTACCTGGGGCCTATTGTGGATGCCATTGTGGGCTCCGTGGGGCGCTGCCCGCCTGCCATGCGCCTCGCCTTCAAGCAGCTGCGCCAGCGCGTGGAGGAGCGTTTTCCCCAGGTGGAGCATGAG GACGTGAAGTACCTGGCCATAAGCGGCTTTCTCTTCCTGAGATTCTTCGCACCTGCCATCCTCACCCCGAAGCTCTTTGACCTCCGGGACCAGCACGCGGATCCCCAGACCAGCCGCTCACTGCTGCTGCTTGCCAAG GCTGTGCAGAGCATCGGAAATCTAGGCCAGCAGCTGGGCCAGGGCAAGGAGCTGTGGATGGCTCCCCTACACCCCTTCCTGCTGCAGAGTATTTCCAGGGTGAGAGACTTCTTGGACCAGCTGGTGGACGTGGATGGGAAGGAGG AGGCTGGGGGCCCGGCCAGGGCCCTGGTCCCGCCTTCAGTGACCGTCCGAGAAGGCTACCTGCTCAAGCGCAAGGAGGAGCCCGCCGGCCTGGCCACACGCTTTGCCTTCAAGAAGCGCTACTTCCGGCTCAGCGGGGAGACGCTCTCCTACTCCAAGAGTCCTGAGTGGCAG ATGCGCTCCTCCATCCCCGTGTCGCACATCCGAGCCGTGGAGCGCGTGGACGAGGGCGCCTTCCAGCTGCCGCACGTGATGCAGGTGGTGACGCAGGACGGCGCAGGGGCGATGCACACCTCCTACCTCCAGTGCAAG AATGTGAACGAGCTCAACCAATGGGTGTCGGCCCTGCGCAAGGCCAGCGCCCCCAACCCGGACAAGCTGGCTTCCTGCCACCCCGGTGCCTTCCGCAGCGGGCACTGGACCTGCTGTCTCCAGGccgagcgctcag CTTCCGGCTGCAGCCGCACGCACTCGGCCGTCACCCTGGGGGACTGGAGTGACCCACTGGATCCTGATGCTGAGACCCAGATGGTGTATCGGCAGCTGCTTCTGGGGCGGGACCGGCTCAG GATGAAATTCCTGGAGGATTCCAACATGCATACAACTTTGGAGGCAGA ctcaggGGCCTGTACTGATGCCCTGGCTCGGCAGAGGGAGGCAGCTGCCCGCCTGCTGGAGGTGCTCACAGACCTGGACCAAGCCCATGAGGAGTTccagcagcaggagcaggggAAAGTGGTTTGGGGCCCCCTGAGGCCCTGA